The region CTCACAACACTCGCCGAAATACTGCACTCTCTTGAATCGTAACTATTTACCCCGGTATAAATTCCTCATTAAGCACCCGCACAGCCGCCTCGCAAAACTTTCTGGCCACAAGAACTGAGATCTTTATCTCTGAGGTATTAATCATCTGTACGTTAATGCCCTCACGCCCTAGAGCTCTAAAGAACCTTCCTGCGACATCGGTGTGATGGCGCATCCCGATACCGACTATAGATACCTTGGCGATATTGCGCTCAATAGTAACCCCCTCGGCCCTAAGTGCTTGTATAATCTCTCGAACAACCTCCAATGCTGCGGAGCTCTGCTCGTCGGCGACGGTTAAGCTCACATTAAGCAGCCCTGGGCCGATATTCTCCTGAGAGATCATATCGACCAGTACCCCCCGCTCTCCAAGCACCGAAAATAGTTTCGACATCGTTTCTATATCAGACGGCATGCTCTGAATCATCAGCCGTGCCTCATCAAGTTTATGGGTAATACCGCTAACAATAACCTGTTCCATGCCCTCCTCCTCTCTTACTATCCATGTACCGTTAACACCGGGCTTAAACGCCCCTGCAAAGGTTGAAAGCACTACAAGCGGAACCCCGTAACGCATCGCAAAGTATACCGAGCGAGTATGCAGCACCTTCGCCCCAAGACTCGCCATCTCAAGCATCTCCTCGTGCGTTATGCGCTCAAGAAGGCGTGCTTTAACAGAGAGCCGCGGATCGCACGAAAATACCCCTGTAACATCTGTGTAGATAAAACAACACTGCGCACGTAATGCTGCAGCTAGTGCAACGGCTGTAATATCCGAACCACCCCGCCCTAAGGTTGTAATATCACCACTATCAGCTACCCCCTGAAACCCCGCCACAACTGGAACTAGCCCGGCGGCAAGAGCGGCGTGTAGCGCCTCTGTGTCTATCTCTTCAATCTGGGCATTCGTATGCCGCTCATCGGTTACTATACGCAGCTGTGAACCGAGCAGACTCTTTGCCGGAATACCGATACTAGAGAGCCGCATGGCGAGTAGTGCAACGGTTACCTGCTCGCCACTTGCTAACAGAACATCTAGCTCACGGGGTGCAGGGTGTTCCACGCAACCCTTGGCGAGTGCTAGCAGTTTATTGGTCTCTCCCGCCATAGCGGAGAGCACCACCACCACACCGACTCCGGGATTCTCGCTCTTAAACTGCATAACGAGATCGGCTACATGCTTTATGCACGCTACATCACCAACCGAGGTACCCCCGAACTTCATAACGACTATCGGGGCTAACGGCGCGCTCATGCTCCACGGCTCCCCTTAAGGGCTAACACAAGGGGCTCCGCTAAGGGGCCTGAGAGCTCCACACTGCGCTGTTCGCCGTCAAGTAGTTCAATTCTAATCAGCAGCTCCAGATCTCGCAGGATCTCAGGACACCTGTCGGGCCATTCGATTATGCGAACGATCTTGGGATCTGGTCGTTCAAATAGTTCATGCGGTAGGCTCTCTAATCTGTATAG is a window of Pseudomonadota bacterium DNA encoding:
- a CDS encoding aspartate kinase, which encodes MSAPLAPIVVMKFGGTSVGDVACIKHVADLVMQFKSENPGVGVVVVLSAMAGETNKLLALAKGCVEHPAPRELDVLLASGEQVTVALLAMRLSSIGIPAKSLLGSQLRIVTDERHTNAQIEEIDTEALHAALAAGLVPVVAGFQGVADSGDITTLGRGGSDITAVALAAALRAQCCFIYTDVTGVFSCDPRLSVKARLLERITHEEMLEMASLGAKVLHTRSVYFAMRYGVPLVVLSTFAGAFKPGVNGTWIVREEEGMEQVIVSGITHKLDEARLMIQSMPSDIETMSKLFSVLGERGVLVDMISQENIGPGLLNVSLTVADEQSSAALEVVREIIQALRAEGVTIERNIAKVSIVGIGMRHHTDVAGRFFRALGREGINVQMINTSEIKISVLVARKFCEAAVRVLNEEFIPG